One part of the Caproiciproducens sp. CPB-2 genome encodes these proteins:
- a CDS encoding helix-turn-helix domain-containing protein — protein MKLRIRDIREDRDLTQKQIAGYLMCDQSLYSKYEREEREIPLHLIVRLARYYRVSVDYLVGLTDTKTPYP, from the coding sequence ATGAAATTGAGAATCCGTGATATCAGAGAAGACCGGGACCTTACCCAAAAACAGATAGCCGGCTACTTAATGTGTGACCAGTCCCTGTACTCCAAATACGAACGGGAGGAAAGGGAGATTCCACTGCACCTGATTGTAAGACTTGCCCGGTATTATCGGGTGAGCGTAGATTATCTGGTTGGCCTGACCGATACAAAAACGCCTTATCCCTGA
- a CDS encoding SGNH/GDSL hydrolase family protein encodes MIQSVCVFGDSVAEGIVFDSVRKKYILLKDSFVGMIEKNSHIAIRNFSKFGCTVTKGGEVLKKHISELGRYDYTVLEFGGNDCDFNWAEVSASPESNHVPNTPVSVFEEYYSRMIDEVKACGGKPVLLSLPPIDAKRYFDWISRGLNPENILRWLGDVEFIYRWHEMYNLAVNRLAILHHVPLIDISSAFLKTGNYQNLICEDGIHPNENGHRLIGRTIEKYALINA; translated from the coding sequence ATGATTCAATCCGTATGCGTATTCGGCGATTCCGTAGCCGAAGGTATTGTTTTTGACAGTGTCCGTAAAAAATACATCCTTTTGAAAGACAGCTTTGTCGGCATGATTGAAAAGAACAGTCATATTGCCATCAGAAACTTTTCAAAATTCGGCTGTACCGTCACAAAAGGCGGCGAGGTACTGAAAAAGCACATATCCGAACTGGGCCGGTACGACTACACGGTGCTGGAATTCGGCGGAAACGACTGCGATTTCAACTGGGCGGAGGTCTCGGCTTCCCCGGAAAGTAACCATGTACCGAACACCCCGGTTTCCGTATTTGAAGAATATTATTCCCGGATGATCGACGAAGTGAAAGCGTGCGGCGGCAAGCCGGTGCTGCTTTCCCTGCCGCCGATCGACGCGAAACGGTACTTTGACTGGATTTCACGCGGGCTGAACCCGGAAAATATTCTCCGCTGGCTCGGCGACGTGGAATTTATCTACCGCTGGCACGAAATGTATAACCTTGCCGTCAACCGGCTGGCGATCCTGCACCATGTCCCGCTGATCGACATCAGCAGCGCGTTTCTGAAAACCGGAAATTATCAGAACCTGATCTGCGAGGACGGTATCCATCCCAATGAAAACGGACACCGGCTGATCGGCCGGACCATTGAAAAATACGCTCTTATAAACGCATAG
- a CDS encoding asparaginase — MNQLLLITTGGTIASEPTDEGLAPSPSSRQLADFIGGLTAEYDVDVEDLFQLDSSNIQPEEWQCIARTIAREYGKYDGIVLTHGTDTMAYTASVLSFMLRNIPIPVVITGSQLPIRHPLTDGVENLRCAFAMACSKKPGVFLAFDRKVILGTRAVKVRTTGFDAFESVNCPPAATVDAGGLTFNESILPQMGGGFSLEDQLCTDVFLIKLTPGLNPEIFDMLLKMNYKGIVIEAFGAGGLNFIRRDLTAQLQKIVERGISVVVCSQCLYERSDFTIYQAGQKALQSGVVQGFDMTTEAAVTKLMWALGKTEKSGEIKRIFATNYVGEISLT, encoded by the coding sequence ATGAATCAATTACTGCTGATTACCACCGGGGGGACCATCGCCTCCGAACCGACGGACGAAGGGCTTGCGCCGTCGCCGAGCAGCCGGCAGCTGGCCGACTTCATCGGCGGGCTGACCGCCGAATACGACGTTGACGTTGAAGATTTATTTCAGCTTGACAGCTCCAACATACAGCCCGAGGAGTGGCAGTGCATTGCGCGCACCATTGCCCGCGAATACGGCAAATACGACGGAATCGTTCTGACCCACGGCACGGACACCATGGCGTACACCGCCTCCGTACTTTCGTTTATGCTGCGCAACATTCCCATTCCGGTGGTCATCACCGGCTCCCAGCTGCCGATCAGGCATCCCCTGACGGACGGCGTGGAAAACCTGCGCTGCGCCTTTGCAATGGCCTGTTCCAAAAAGCCCGGAGTCTTTCTTGCGTTTGACCGCAAGGTCATTTTAGGAACACGCGCGGTGAAGGTGCGCACCACGGGCTTTGACGCCTTTGAAAGCGTCAACTGCCCCCCCGCCGCAACCGTCGACGCGGGCGGCTTAACGTTCAACGAAAGCATTCTGCCGCAAATGGGAGGCGGATTTTCTCTGGAGGATCAGCTTTGCACCGATGTTTTTCTCATCAAGCTGACTCCCGGCCTGAACCCCGAAATTTTCGACATGCTCCTGAAAATGAACTATAAGGGAATCGTGATTGAAGCGTTCGGCGCGGGCGGGCTGAATTTCATCCGCCGCGATCTGACCGCACAGCTGCAAAAGATCGTGGAGCGCGGCATTTCCGTTGTCGTATGCAGCCAGTGCCTGTACGAACGGAGCGACTTCACCATTTATCAGGCCGGACAGAAAGCACTGCAGAGCGGGGTCGTCCAGGGATTTGACATGACGACGGAGGCGGCTGTCACAAAGCTGATGTGGGCGCTGGGAAAAACAGAAAAATCCGGGGAAATAAAGCGGATTTTCGCCACAAATTATGTGGGAGAGATCAGCCTTACATAA